In the genome of Candidatus Omnitrophota bacterium, the window AATTATGTCTCACGCATCCATTCCCTCTTACCAAGGAGAGGGAATGGATGCGCTCTAAACGGTACGCCTGAAAGAGCAGAGCCTATTCGTTTGGGATTAATCCTAAAAACGGCAGTTGAAGCGCAGAATTCTCCGTTGGCAGTCTTTTGAAGTCTCTCTGGCGATCCTGCTTGATTGGCGGTTCAGCCCATTTGCGGCAGCTTTTTGAGGCAAGCAAGTATTTTTCCTTGCAGAAATTTCTGCAACGCACGGCTCAAAATCAGTCGCCACCGGTCTTGCCAATCCAACGGCTCTGCATTCCGCTTTAATTCGAGAAGAAACGCCGCCAACGATTGCAGTTGTTTCTGAATCCATGCAGTTTTGCTTGAGAAGATTGTTCTTCTCATAAGGAGCGCGCTGTTCGGATCGAGATGAAAAAAGTCCGGCGTTCCGCCGTCGTCGTCTTAGACGCCGATCTTCTCTTGGACGTAAGCCGGTTTGTTTCCGATTTTGAAGCGGAAGGGGCGCTCTTCGGCTTCAACCGCATTCGGGCGTACAAGATAATACGGGAATACGCCGAAAGCGTAGGCCTGAAATACATTCACCCCCACAAGTTCCGGCGCAGTTTGGCCATTCACCTGCTCCAGCAGGGCGCGCCCATTCCGGTGATCTCCGCCCGGCTGGGTCACGCCTCAGTGTACGTCACCATGCAGATGTACATGAAGGTGACGCCGGAAATACAGGCGGAGATGGTCAAGCACGTGGCGTGGCGGTAAGGCTTCGCGGGCGCCATTTCTGGAATTGGGGAAGAATCCAACCATGCCGGTTCTGGCATTTTGTCGCAACCAGTTGACTTTCTGTGCGACAAACCTATACTGATAGTTAGGCGAAAAATTGAAGGAGATCAAAGCCGTGAGCAATTTGAATCCCATTCAGGAGACGCGCATCAATGTGCGCATTAAAGGTCCGATGGCCGCGCATGTGGAACAAAGCATCGGCCCGCAAGGCTTGTATGAAAACCAAAGCGAATATATCCGCGATTTGATCCGCCATGATATGGAAAATTCTGCCTTGAACGAAATGACCGAAGTTTTGCGAGAAAGCAACGCCGATATTCTTGCCGGCCGCGTTTTTAAATCGACCGGTAACTATTATGAGGATAAAAAGATATTTGCAGAGAAAGAAAAGAACGGCTGGGCTTGATCCTTGACTGACTATGGCCTGACGCGGCGCGTTTTTCAACAACTTCGCGATATCGAAGAGAGATCGGAACGAAACTTCGGCCATGCCCAAACCGAAAAATATATGGCCGACATCTATAAAGGGTTTGAGAACGCGGCGAATAATCCCCACCGCGATAAAAGCCGTTTCGAT includes:
- a CDS encoding tyrosine-type recombinase/integrase; amino-acid sequence: MKKVRRSAVVVLDADLLLDVSRFVSDFEAEGALFGFNRIRAYKIIREYAESVGLKYIHPHKFRRSLAIHLLQQGAPIPVISARLGHASVYVTMQMYMKVTPEIQAEMVKHVAWR
- a CDS encoding CopG family transcriptional regulator — its product is MSNLNPIQETRINVRIKGPMAAHVEQSIGPQGLYENQSEYIRDLIRHDMENSALNEMTEVLRESNADILAGRVFKSTGNYYEDKKIFAEKEKNGWA